The proteins below come from a single uncultured Carboxylicivirga sp. genomic window:
- a CDS encoding DUF2723 domain-containing protein, whose protein sequence is MSSLKRLNLIVGWSIFLLTTILYWITMAPSASLWDCGEFISCIVKMEVGHPPGAPFYLLLGRFFNLFAIDKAHLAYTANLVSVFSSSATIMLMYFSVEHMLRRIFSQYTQDSKSYLFIIVPAAIGSLAFAVSDTFWFSAVEAEVYALSMLFTALCFWLFLKWEQAHEQNGSGVKWLVLIAYLTGLSVGVHLLNLLIIPVLILIILLQRSPFSWMLLLKAVVIGGVILGVLLFGVIQNGLWLAEQVELITVNGMGLPKNSGLLLFAALLFGLLFFAVFKTRKKNNWQHLLALVCLVFLIGYSSYAQIIIRSGANTPINLNDPSNVFTLDSFLNREQYAQSPLLYGQYYNAQPGELKYKTAYRFDGKKYESYEKADQYEYDPAGTGFFPRMHSSNPTHIYGYQMWAGIDPQSKEKPSFASNLKFFFNYQINHMYFRYFMWNFSGRQNDEQGHGDVLKGNWITGIPFLDRDVSEGIHHSLAQNNPSRNRYFLLPLLVGLIGIIFLIGAGKNGKKYLAVTGLLFLMTGPVIILYLNQTPFEPRERDYAFAGSFFAFALFISFGAFAITHWLKQITKSMTTGYLAMILLILSVPVLMLSQNFDDHNRNNRYFALNMARSYLASCEPNAILFTYGDNDTYPVWYVQEVEGFRTDVRVINYGLMGADWCIRQLAGAVNDAGKMPFTINIDRYKNGDLDNALVMNRDKEYAPLMSVVRFIGSDNEQSKLPLQSGQKIDYSPIGNFALAYDEKDTVKWTCPKRVLYKNDIALLDMLATNNWKRPIYFTAGADPDIFLGLKDYLRYEGMVYQLVPKAKLPDEPIYVDTDVLYNSFMNNIQLGDGSTSYYDNYCRRTFEVMRYRQITNMLMLGLLDENKKDKAIEVAKKGLKELPIEVAPDASGNIPFLQLAYEAGMKDEATQKIKFLLHQHLNNLYWFNAQPTSIKNGSGQLFSEELEKGRQLKNVLGLIDNQPLLDEFTKTYSNLGLTQLLGDHYN, encoded by the coding sequence ATGAGTTCACTAAAACGTTTGAACCTGATTGTTGGTTGGTCTATTTTTCTTCTTACAACCATTCTATATTGGATTACTATGGCTCCGTCTGCTAGTTTATGGGACTGTGGCGAGTTTATTTCCTGTATTGTAAAAATGGAAGTCGGACATCCACCCGGGGCTCCTTTCTATTTGCTATTGGGGCGTTTTTTTAATCTTTTTGCCATTGATAAAGCTCATTTAGCCTATACTGCTAACCTGGTTTCGGTATTTTCGTCGTCGGCCACCATTATGCTCATGTATTTTTCTGTTGAGCACATGCTGCGTCGTATCTTTAGTCAGTATACCCAAGATAGTAAATCATACCTGTTTATTATTGTTCCGGCAGCCATCGGTTCATTGGCTTTTGCTGTTTCCGATACTTTTTGGTTTTCGGCGGTTGAGGCAGAGGTTTATGCCTTGTCGATGTTATTTACTGCTTTGTGTTTTTGGTTGTTTTTAAAGTGGGAACAAGCGCATGAGCAAAATGGTTCGGGGGTAAAATGGTTAGTATTGATAGCCTATTTAACAGGTTTGTCAGTAGGAGTACACCTATTAAATCTATTGATAATACCAGTGCTGATACTTATAATATTGTTGCAAAGATCTCCATTCTCATGGATGTTATTATTGAAGGCTGTTGTAATTGGCGGGGTTATATTAGGTGTCCTTTTATTTGGTGTCATTCAAAATGGACTTTGGCTTGCCGAGCAGGTTGAATTGATAACAGTAAACGGAATGGGACTTCCTAAAAATTCGGGACTACTACTATTTGCCGCTCTATTGTTTGGATTGCTGTTCTTTGCAGTGTTTAAAACCCGAAAAAAAAACAACTGGCAGCATCTCTTAGCCTTGGTGTGTCTGGTTTTTCTAATCGGATATTCATCCTATGCCCAAATTATTATTCGTTCCGGTGCTAATACACCCATCAATCTGAATGATCCTAGTAATGTATTTACCTTAGATAGCTTTTTAAACAGAGAGCAATATGCACAAAGTCCACTATTATATGGACAATATTATAATGCTCAGCCCGGAGAATTAAAATATAAAACAGCTTATCGTTTCGATGGTAAAAAATACGAAAGTTATGAAAAAGCAGATCAATACGAATACGATCCTGCTGGTACGGGTTTCTTCCCACGTATGCATAGCAGTAATCCAACACATATATATGGATATCAGATGTGGGCTGGTATCGACCCTCAAAGCAAAGAAAAACCATCTTTTGCCAGTAATTTAAAGTTCTTCTTTAATTACCAGATCAACCATATGTACTTCCGCTATTTTATGTGGAATTTCTCAGGACGTCAGAATGATGAACAAGGACACGGGGATGTATTAAAGGGAAATTGGATAACCGGTATTCCATTTTTAGACAGAGATGTATCAGAAGGCATTCATCATAGTTTGGCTCAGAACAACCCTTCTCGCAACCGTTACTTTCTATTGCCTTTACTGGTTGGATTAATTGGAATTATTTTTCTGATTGGAGCTGGTAAGAATGGTAAGAAGTATTTGGCTGTTACCGGTTTGTTATTTCTTATGACAGGGCCTGTTATAATATTGTATTTGAATCAAACACCATTTGAACCCCGCGAGCGCGATTATGCTTTTGCTGGTTCGTTTTTTGCCTTTGCTTTGTTTATTTCTTTTGGAGCTTTTGCAATTACACATTGGTTAAAGCAGATTACAAAGAGTATGACGACAGGTTACCTTGCAATGATATTGCTTATTTTAAGTGTACCTGTACTTATGCTTTCGCAGAATTTTGATGATCATAACCGAAATAACCGATATTTTGCTTTGAACATGGCTCGAAGTTATCTGGCGTCGTGCGAGCCCAATGCTATTTTATTCACCTATGGCGATAACGATACCTATCCGGTTTGGTATGTACAGGAGGTGGAAGGCTTCAGAACCGATGTTAGGGTTATCAATTATGGATTGATGGGGGCCGATTGGTGCATTCGTCAATTGGCAGGTGCAGTAAATGATGCGGGTAAAATGCCATTTACCATTAATATTGATCGATATAAAAATGGTGATTTGGATAATGCATTAGTGATGAATCGTGATAAAGAGTATGCACCCTTAATGAGCGTGGTGCGTTTTATTGGAAGCGATAATGAGCAAAGTAAATTGCCTTTGCAAAGTGGTCAGAAGATTGATTATTCGCCAATTGGAAATTTTGCTTTGGCTTATGATGAAAAAGATACCGTAAAATGGACTTGTCCTAAACGGGTATTGTACAAAAACGATATTGCCTTATTGGACATGCTGGCTACTAATAATTGGAAGCGACCTATCTATTTTACAGCTGGAGCCGATCCTGATATTTTCCTTGGTTTGAAAGATTATCTTCGATACGAAGGCATGGTCTACCAATTGGTTCCTAAGGCTAAATTACCCGATGAACCCATTTATGTTGACACCGATGTTTTGTATAACTCGTTTATGAACAATATTCAATTGGGTGATGGTTCTACATCTTATTACGATAATTATTGCCGACGAACTTTTGAAGTGATGCGTTATCGCCAAATAACAAATATGTTGATGTTAGGTTTGTTGGATGAGAATAAAAAGGATAAAGCTATTGAGGTTGCCAAAAAAGGATTAAAAGAATTACCTATTGAAGTTGCGCCCGATGCCTCGGGTAATATTCCGTTTTTACAACTTGCCTACGAGGCAGGAATGAAGGATGAAGCAACTCAGAAGATCAAGTTCCTACTGCATCAGCATTTAAATAATTTATATTGGTTTAATGCTCAGCCAACAAGTATAAAAAATGGATCGGGGCAACTGTTTTCTGAGGAGTTGGAGAAAGGTAGACAATTAAAAAATGTGCTTGGCTTAATAGATAATCAGCCTTTACTTGATGAATTTACTAAAACATACAGCAATTTGGGATTAACGCAGCTTTTGGGAGATCATTATAACTAG
- a CDS encoding DUF2723 domain-containing protein: MKLYTRLNLLLGWLTFFISATVYIMTIEPTASFWDCGEFISTSYKLLVGHPPGAPLFMILGRFFSLFAPDRGAVAVMINIMSALASGFTILFLFWTITHLAKKIFITEEEPPIWRTMAVMGAGLVGALAYTFSDTFWFSAVEGEVYAMSSLFTAVVFWAILKWENVAGKPYANRWLVLIAYLMGLSIGVHLLNLLAIPAIVFVYYFKMYEVNRNNTIKAILISGVILGGILYGIIPGVVTVASWFELMFVNGFGLPFNSGALFYAVLLIAVLVAGIWITYKKRMAIANTIILGVTVILIGYSSFAMIVIRSYANPPMDQNSPEDVFSLMSYLNREQYGDRPLFFGQNFNSPLDRQAMNDDDGAPIRIKKDGKYETVMHRTQYVYNDKTTTIFPRMYSREAHHIEQYKAWTNFKGKRVTVEDERGNPKQIQVPTLWENMKFFVNYQVNYMYFRYFMWNFSGRQNDIQGHGEVNKGNWITGIPFIDKAMYGDESKLSDLYTKNRGRNKYYMLPLILGLAGLFFQFNAGKKGRQGFWVVMLLFFLTGLAIVIYLNQTPYQPRERDYAYAGSFYAFAIWIGLGVLAIVNGLKRFVPGSVAAGIATILSLVCVPVIMANENWDDHDRSQRYVARDLAYNYLNTCEDNAIIFTNGDNDTFPLWYAQEVEGVRTDVRVCNLSYLQTDWYIDQMKRKAYESDPMPFSMDHDKYVTGSRDVVYMLDRIKGAIDLKDAIDFVASDNEKTKKVPEYAGRLDYLPSKQFVLKYDSLKVLQNGIVSEDAAHLLAPEVDINIKKDVILKNELMILDLFATNDWNRPIYFAVTVGADNYVSLQDYFQLEGFAYQVVPIKTVNTNGQYGRVDTERMYKNVMEKFKWGGFENPKVYLDENHMRMANNIRNNLARLALALLDENKNDKARNILDKSMEVLPGNRVPHNYFSIFLAEGYFRLGEFEKGEEILRELSSDKMKDFDYYSSLPQDKQKTVGREPDTAMAIYMEVVRMAQKYDRKDFMKQLEGDYQQRMNRMGFYEN; the protein is encoded by the coding sequence ATGAAGTTATACACCCGATTAAACTTATTGCTTGGCTGGTTAACCTTTTTTATCTCAGCCACGGTTTATATCATGACTATTGAACCTACAGCCAGTTTTTGGGACTGTGGCGAATTTATATCAACATCGTATAAGTTGTTAGTAGGGCACCCTCCGGGGGCACCTTTATTTATGATTTTGGGTAGATTCTTCTCGCTTTTTGCTCCTGATAGAGGTGCAGTGGCTGTAATGATAAACATTATGTCGGCATTAGCCAGTGGATTTACCATTTTGTTCCTTTTCTGGACTATTACCCATCTGGCAAAAAAAATATTTATTACCGAAGAAGAGCCTCCAATATGGCGCACGATGGCAGTTATGGGAGCTGGTTTGGTTGGAGCATTAGCTTATACATTTTCTGATACATTCTGGTTTTCAGCTGTTGAAGGTGAGGTTTATGCAATGTCATCGTTGTTTACTGCTGTGGTGTTCTGGGCCATCCTTAAATGGGAGAATGTTGCGGGTAAACCGTATGCAAACCGTTGGTTAGTTCTGATTGCTTACTTGATGGGACTATCCATTGGAGTTCACTTGCTGAACCTTTTGGCTATTCCTGCAATTGTGTTTGTGTATTACTTTAAAATGTATGAAGTTAATCGAAATAACACTATTAAAGCAATATTGATTTCGGGAGTTATTTTAGGAGGAATCCTTTATGGAATTATTCCTGGAGTTGTAACTGTTGCCAGTTGGTTTGAGTTGATGTTTGTCAATGGCTTTGGTCTTCCGTTTAACTCAGGAGCTCTATTTTATGCTGTTTTACTCATTGCTGTTTTGGTTGCAGGTATTTGGATTACCTACAAAAAGCGAATGGCTATTGCCAATACTATTATATTAGGTGTTACGGTAATTTTGATCGGATACTCTTCGTTTGCAATGATTGTAATTCGCTCGTATGCCAATCCTCCAATGGATCAGAACTCACCAGAAGATGTTTTCTCATTAATGTCGTATCTGAATCGTGAGCAATATGGTGATCGTCCATTGTTTTTCGGGCAAAATTTCAACTCGCCGTTAGATCGTCAGGCAATGAACGATGATGATGGTGCGCCTATCCGAATTAAAAAAGACGGTAAGTACGAAACGGTAATGCACCGTACTCAGTATGTGTATAACGATAAAACCACTACCATATTCCCGCGTATGTACAGCCGCGAAGCTCATCATATTGAGCAATACAAGGCTTGGACTAACTTTAAAGGAAAACGCGTTACTGTTGAAGATGAGAGAGGAAATCCAAAACAGATACAGGTTCCTACTTTGTGGGAGAATATGAAGTTCTTTGTTAACTATCAGGTTAATTATATGTACTTCCGCTATTTTATGTGGAACTTCTCTGGCCGTCAGAACGATATTCAAGGGCATGGTGAAGTTAATAAAGGTAACTGGATAACAGGAATTCCTTTTATCGATAAAGCCATGTACGGCGACGAATCAAAACTGTCTGATTTATATACTAAAAACCGTGGAAGAAATAAATACTACATGTTGCCATTAATCCTAGGTTTGGCAGGATTGTTCTTCCAGTTTAATGCTGGTAAAAAAGGACGACAAGGATTTTGGGTAGTTATGTTACTATTCTTTCTTACAGGTTTAGCTATTGTAATTTACTTGAATCAAACACCATATCAACCACGTGAGCGAGATTATGCTTATGCCGGATCGTTTTATGCCTTTGCCATCTGGATTGGATTGGGTGTATTAGCCATTGTAAATGGTTTAAAACGATTTGTGCCGGGTTCAGTAGCAGCAGGTATAGCTACTATTTTAAGTTTGGTATGTGTGCCGGTAATCATGGCAAATGAAAACTGGGATGATCATGATCGTTCGCAACGTTATGTGGCACGCGATCTGGCATATAACTATTTGAATACTTGTGAAGATAATGCGATCATATTCACAAATGGAGATAACGATACATTCCCATTGTGGTATGCACAGGAAGTTGAGGGAGTTAGAACTGATGTGAGAGTTTGTAATTTAAGTTACCTGCAAACTGATTGGTATATTGATCAGATGAAACGTAAAGCTTACGAGTCGGATCCTATGCCATTCTCAATGGATCATGATAAATATGTAACCGGATCGCGTGATGTGGTTTATATGTTGGATAGAATCAAAGGAGCCATCGATTTAAAAGATGCAATTGATTTTGTTGCCAGTGATAATGAAAAAACAAAGAAAGTGCCTGAATATGCAGGTCGATTGGATTATCTTCCATCAAAACAATTTGTATTGAAATACGATAGTTTGAAAGTGCTTCAAAATGGAATTGTTTCAGAAGATGCTGCCCATTTATTGGCTCCTGAAGTTGATATTAATATCAAGAAAGATGTAATTCTGAAAAATGAATTGATGATTCTTGATTTATTTGCAACCAACGACTGGAATCGTCCGATTTATTTTGCTGTTACGGTGGGGGCCGATAACTATGTGAGTCTGCAGGATTATTTCCAATTAGAAGGATTTGCTTATCAGGTTGTACCAATCAAAACAGTAAATACAAATGGTCAGTATGGTCGTGTGGATACTGAAAGAATGTATAAAAACGTAATGGAGAAATTCAAGTGGGGAGGATTCGAAAATCCAAAAGTATACTTGGATGAGAACCATATGCGAATGGCTAATAATATCAGAAACAATCTGGCTCGTTTGGCTCTTGCTTTATTAGATGAGAATAAAAATGATAAAGCCCGTAATATTCTTGATAAAAGCATGGAAGTGTTACCTGGAAACAGAGTGCCTCATAACTATTTCAGTATTTTCTTAGCCGAAGGATATTTTCGATTAGGTGAGTTTGAAAAAGGAGAGGAGATATTAAGAGAGCTTTCTTCTGATAAAATGAAGGATTTCGATTATTATTCATCTTTGCCACAGGATAAACAAAAAACGGTTGGTCGCGAACCAGATACTGCTATGGCTATATATATGGAAGTGGTAAGAATGGCTCAAAAATACGATCGTAAAGATTTTATGAAACAATTAGAAGGCGATTACCAACAGCGTATGAACCGAATGGGTTTTTACGAAAACTAA
- a CDS encoding polysaccharide deacetylase family protein: MRNWKVRPPQMARNFFPGTTWRMPTREKVVYLTFDDGPIEKITPWVMDLLDRYKIKATFFCVGENADNNQHLVQELLQRGHSVGNHAYNHLPAWKCSRSEYIDNIEKARPFIPGNLFRPPHGQLYPWYMSELKRRFSRVVMWDVLSMDYDKRLTKDQVVLNVTKNVRNGSIIVFHDSIKAWDRLSYALPKSIEYILNEGYRFEAIKMN; encoded by the coding sequence ATGAGAAATTGGAAGGTTCGTCCGCCGCAAATGGCGCGTAACTTTTTTCCGGGTACAACATGGCGCATGCCTACACGCGAAAAAGTAGTTTACTTAACATTTGACGACGGACCTATTGAAAAAATAACCCCTTGGGTGATGGATCTTCTGGATCGATATAAGATTAAGGCAACGTTTTTTTGTGTTGGAGAAAATGCCGATAATAATCAACATTTGGTTCAGGAGCTCTTACAAAGAGGGCATAGTGTAGGCAATCATGCTTACAATCATTTGCCTGCGTGGAAATGTTCACGTAGCGAGTATATTGATAACATTGAGAAAGCTCGACCTTTCATCCCTGGTAATTTATTTAGGCCTCCGCATGGGCAATTGTACCCTTGGTATATGTCTGAATTAAAGAGGAGGTTCTCAAGAGTTGTTATGTGGGATGTGTTATCGATGGATTACGATAAGCGCCTAACGAAAGATCAGGTGGTTTTAAACGTAACAAAAAATGTACGTAATGGATCAATTATCGTCTTTCACGATTCGATAAAAGCTTGGGATCGATTATCATATGCTTTACCCAAAAGTATTGAGTACATTTTAAATGAGGGTTATCGTTTTGAAGCGATAAAAATGAATTGA
- the purD gene encoding phosphoribosylamine--glycine ligase codes for MNILLLGSGGREHALAWKMAQSEKLTKLFIAPGNAGTSAVGSNVDVNPNDFEAVKKLVLAEAIEMIVVGPEEPLVRGIKDFVLNDAEIAHIPVIGPGKKGAQLEGSKEFAKEFMKRHNIPTAGYLSVNSSNLNEGLAFLNTMKAPYVLKADGLAAGKGVLILNDLAEAESELKEMLSGKFGDASSTVVIEEFLSGIELSVFVLTDGHGYVVLPEAKDYKRIGEGDSGLNTGGMGAVSPVPFADEVFMKKVHDRIVVPTVEGLIKDDIPYKGFIFIGLISVDGEPLVIEYNVRMGDPETEVVIPRLKSDLVDLFKAVAAGNLRTKQIEVDERSATTVMCVSGGYPGDYEKGKEITGFEKVSDGLVFHAGTTTEEGKVVTAGGRVIALTAYGTDKDDALAKSFKNAQALDFEGKYFRSDIGFDL; via the coding sequence ATGAACATTCTTCTTTTAGGATCAGGAGGACGAGAGCATGCATTGGCATGGAAAATGGCGCAAAGCGAAAAGCTGACAAAATTGTTTATTGCTCCAGGAAATGCAGGAACATCAGCTGTGGGAAGCAATGTTGATGTGAATCCAAACGACTTCGAAGCTGTTAAAAAATTAGTTTTAGCCGAAGCCATCGAAATGATTGTGGTGGGTCCTGAAGAACCATTAGTAAGAGGAATTAAGGATTTTGTTTTAAATGATGCTGAAATAGCTCACATACCTGTTATTGGCCCTGGTAAAAAAGGAGCTCAATTAGAAGGTAGTAAAGAGTTCGCCAAAGAATTTATGAAGCGTCATAATATTCCAACGGCTGGATATTTATCAGTCAATTCATCAAACCTTAATGAAGGTCTCGCTTTTCTGAATACCATGAAAGCTCCTTATGTGCTAAAAGCAGATGGTTTAGCAGCTGGTAAAGGTGTTTTAATTTTAAATGACCTGGCTGAGGCGGAAAGTGAATTGAAAGAAATGTTGAGTGGTAAATTCGGTGACGCAAGTAGTACCGTTGTGATCGAAGAATTCTTAAGTGGAATAGAGCTTTCCGTTTTTGTTCTTACTGATGGGCACGGATATGTTGTTTTGCCCGAAGCTAAAGATTATAAACGAATTGGTGAAGGAGATTCTGGATTAAATACTGGTGGAATGGGTGCTGTTTCTCCGGTTCCGTTTGCCGATGAGGTATTTATGAAAAAAGTACACGATAGAATTGTTGTTCCTACTGTTGAAGGTTTGATTAAAGATGATATACCTTATAAGGGATTTATTTTTATCGGATTGATTAGTGTAGATGGAGAGCCTCTTGTTATAGAGTATAATGTTCGTATGGGTGATCCTGAAACAGAAGTAGTAATACCTCGATTGAAATCCGATTTAGTTGATTTATTTAAAGCCGTTGCTGCAGGTAATTTACGAACTAAGCAAATTGAAGTTGACGAAAGAAGTGCAACTACGGTTATGTGTGTTTCTGGTGGATATCCGGGTGATTACGAAAAAGGAAAAGAAATCACTGGCTTTGAAAAGGTGAGTGATGGATTAGTTTTCCATGCCGGAACCACAACTGAAGAAGGTAAAGTTGTTACAGCAGGCGGACGCGTTATTGCTTTAACTGCATACGGTACTGATAAAGACGATGCCTTGGCAAAATCGTTTAAAAATGCTCAGGCTTTAGATTTCGAAGGAAAATATTTTCGTTCAGATATAGGATTCGACTTGTAA
- a CDS encoding carbamoyltransferase C-terminal domain-containing protein, with amino-acid sequence MDTSKPTLAIYGIQDRINTDTPFYVHDHALTLMDKGSVIKHITLERLSRLKHDNKLHEQIYDVLKSEGLLKSMDYDLVFVDNVVGRTFLSSCGRFRFEAPLNDVLHSYPEKGKCWWLDREKEAYALNHELAHIGANLPFYRSFNENSLLVHFDGGGSLSNLSAWKYKSGKITSIEYHWDLQYLSGLFNANALVFGIIGSKYIDQNSVPGKMMGLAAFGSYQPEMEEWLVKNDFFKDIWHSKKSFFDAAKTDFDYDKTQLNTKDPFLHNIVATMQFIFQRELQNKLQLLSQKESLDYLYYSGGSALNIVANTQLVDSGLFKDVFIPPCPEDSGLSLGAAAYIEWLKHGSVEQHSPYINNWTIEDYLVKIEPAEIQKCANELLKGSVIAVCNNSGEIGPRALGNRSMLSLANSKALAQKVSMTHKKREWYRPVAPIMLAHNATYFTGQDKIHSLADYMLLDFKILPEKQKELQGAVHVDGTARIQVVRSKEDNPFMFELLQLLDTKYGVKALINTSFNIKGEPIVHTIEGAVESAKNMNLDGVVLNGIFQLL; translated from the coding sequence ATGGATACTTCAAAGCCAACATTGGCGATATATGGTATACAGGATCGAATAAATACTGATACTCCTTTTTATGTGCACGATCATGCCCTTACGTTGATGGATAAAGGATCGGTAATTAAGCACATAACTCTTGAACGCTTGAGCCGGCTAAAACACGACAATAAATTGCACGAACAAATATACGATGTATTAAAAAGTGAAGGACTTCTTAAATCGATGGATTACGATTTAGTTTTCGTTGATAACGTAGTGGGACGTACTTTTCTATCATCGTGTGGTCGATTTCGTTTTGAAGCTCCATTAAATGATGTTTTACATTCTTATCCTGAGAAAGGAAAATGTTGGTGGTTAGATCGTGAGAAGGAGGCTTATGCATTAAATCATGAATTGGCACACATTGGTGCTAATTTGCCTTTTTATCGTTCATTTAATGAAAACAGTTTATTAGTTCATTTTGATGGGGGAGGTAGTTTAAGTAATCTTTCGGCGTGGAAATATAAAAGTGGCAAAATCACCTCGATTGAATATCATTGGGATTTGCAGTATCTATCGGGCTTATTTAATGCCAATGCATTGGTGTTCGGTATTATTGGATCAAAGTATATCGATCAGAATAGTGTGCCCGGTAAAATGATGGGATTAGCTGCTTTTGGATCATATCAACCAGAAATGGAGGAATGGTTGGTTAAGAATGATTTCTTTAAAGATATATGGCATAGTAAAAAATCGTTCTTTGATGCTGCTAAAACTGATTTTGATTACGATAAAACTCAATTGAATACCAAAGATCCATTCTTGCATAATATTGTTGCTACCATGCAGTTTATATTTCAGCGAGAATTGCAAAATAAGCTTCAATTATTGTCTCAAAAAGAATCGTTAGATTATCTATATTATTCGGGAGGATCTGCATTAAATATAGTTGCTAATACGCAACTTGTCGATTCTGGTTTGTTTAAAGATGTGTTTATTCCGCCATGTCCTGAGGATAGTGGCTTATCGTTAGGTGCTGCGGCTTATATCGAATGGCTTAAGCATGGAAGCGTTGAACAACACTCTCCATATATTAACAATTGGACAATTGAAGATTATTTGGTCAAGATAGAGCCTGCCGAGATTCAAAAATGTGCTAATGAATTGCTTAAAGGAAGTGTAATTGCAGTATGTAATAATAGCGGAGAAATTGGCCCAAGAGCATTGGGTAACCGAAGTATGTTGTCGTTGGCTAATAGTAAAGCGCTTGCTCAAAAGGTTAGTATGACACATAAAAAGAGAGAATGGTACAGACCCGTTGCTCCGATTATGCTGGCTCATAATGCAACTTATTTTACGGGTCAAGACAAAATTCATTCCTTAGCCGATTATATGTTGCTTGATTTTAAAATTCTACCTGAAAAACAAAAGGAATTGCAAGGAGCTGTTCATGTTGATGGAACGGCGCGGATTCAAGTTGTTCGTTCCAAAGAAGATAATCCTTTTATGTTTGAGCTATTACAGCTTTTGGATACTAAATATGGAGTTAAGGCACTAATTAATACTTCTTTTAATATTAAAGGTGAGCCCATTGTTCATACTATTGAAGGTGCTGTAGAATCAGCTAAGAATATGAATCTTGATGGCGTAGTGTTGAATGGTATTTTTCAATTATTATAG